The Haloarcula rubripromontorii region GAGCCGGTTTCGCTCCGTGACGCGGTCGCAAATGCCTGGGAGATGGTCTCTCAGGACGCCGGGGACGGGACCCTCGGCTTCGCCGACACCGTCGAGCGGGACGTGACGATTACCGCCGACCGGCCGCGCCTGCTGCAACTGCTCGAAAACCTGCTCCGGAACAGTGTGGAACACGGTTCTACGAGCCGCTCGACGGGGATCGACGACAGTGCGGAACACGGGTCGGACGAGCCACGTTCACAGGAACAGACGGCTGTGGACCACGGCGCTACCAGCAGCCAGACGAAGCCGGAGGACACAGCCAACGGCAAGTCCGTGACAATAACTATCGGAGTCACCGAAGACGGCTTCTACGTCGCGGACGATGGCCCCGGCGTCTCAGGAGCCAATCGCGGGACACTGTTCGAGGCGGGATACTCGACCGACGCCGATGGCACCGGGTTCGGACTGGCGATTGTCGACCGCATCGCTGAGGCCCATGGCTGGTCGGTCGACGTGACGGAAAGCGCCGACGGCGGCGCGCGCTTCGAGATTACCGGCGTCGAGTTCGAATAGCGGCCGCGTCACCACATTGGTGCCTGTCCGGGCTACCCGGTCCGCGTCGGCGTATCCGGAGACGCGTCGTCGTACAGCAGGCAGGCGATGCGGTGGTCGTCGCCGACATCGAACAGCGCAGGGTTGGTTCGCTCACAGGGGGATTCAAATGCGTCGTTCAGCACTGTCCGTGCGGCTTCGAACGCCCCGTCGTGCAGGTGGTCGAGGACCGTCCCGAACACTTCTTCGGCCTCCCGGTCGCCGACCGTATCGGGGAGGCCGAATTCGGCTCTGACCCGGGCTTCGAGAGTGGGCCGCGAGAGTTGACTCAGGTCTTCATCCTCGACGCCCTCCTGCACTGCGGTCACCGCTTCCAGCGAGTCGGCGCTCCGGAGCCGCTGTTTCAGGTCCATCAATGACCGCCACTCGGACTGGGCCATGTCTGTCCCCGCGGGCTGGATGATCTTCGGACAGCGGGTGTGGAACCGACAGCCCGACGGGGGGTTCAGCGGCGATGGAACGTCGCCGGAGAGGAAAATACGGTCGCCCTCCCAGCCGGGGTCTGGCTCCGGAATCGCCGACAGCAGGGCCTCGGCGTAGGGGTGATACGGCGGCTGGAACACGTCTTCGGTCGGGCCGACCTCGGCGAACTCTCCGAGATAGAGGACGCCGACGCGGTCGGCAATGTGTTCGACGACGCTGAGGTCGTGGGCGATGACGATATAGGAGAGACCGAACTCCGACTGCAGGTCCGTGAGCAGGTTCAGAATCTGGGCCTGCACGCTCACGTCCAGCGCCGAAACGGGTTCGTCACAGACGATGACCTCGGGGTCGACGGCGAGCGCACGGGCAATGCCGATGCGCTGGCGCTGGCCGCCGGAGAACTCGTGGGGGTAGCGGTGGGCGTGTCGCTGATTGAGTCCCACGGTTTCCAGCAGGTCGCTGACGCGCTCGGCCCGGGCCTCGCCCTCGGCGATGTCGTGGATGTCCAGCGGCTCGCCGACGATGTCGCCGACCGTCAGCCGCGGATTGAGGCTGGCGAACGGGTCCTGAAAGATGTACTGGATGTCCTTTCGGAGCGCCCGGAGGCGGTCGTCAGAAGCCGCCGTCAGGTCCTCACCCCTGTACCGGACTGTGCCGGCCGTCGGCTCGATGAGCCGCAGCAGGCTCTGGGCGAGGGTAGTCTTGCCACAGCCGGACTCCCCGACGATACCGAGGGTCTCTCCGGGGTATAGCTCCAGGTCGACGCCGTCCAGCGCCTTCACTTCCTGACTTCGGCCCAGCAGGGTATCGACGAGGCTCCCGCCGGATTCGTAGTACTTTGTGAGGTTCTCGACCTCCAGAACGGGGCTGTCCGCCGTCCTAGCCATCCTGGCGGCCTCCCGCATCGTCGTTGTCGTCCCGGTCCAGTAGGTCCGCGTCTGTCTGGAGGGGGTCCGAGTCAGCGCGGAGTGGTTCCGAATCTGTGCGCACGCCGCGCGGGTCGGGCTGGCTGTCGTCAGGCGGCGCGTCACGGCCTTTCACCTCGACCTCGTAGTCCAGTTCGTTGTCGAGGTCGCCGGTGTAGGCCAGACAGGCCGCCGCCCGGTCGGACAGCCCAACGCTGTCGCCGGTGTCAGGGTCGACCAGCGGCGGCCGCTTGCGCGTACACACCTCCTCGGCGAAGGGACACCGCGGGTGGAAGCTACAGCCCGACGGGACCTCCACGAGGTCCGGCATGGTCCCCGGAATCGTCTGGAGCCGGTTCTGTCGGTCTCCGATTCGGGGGATAGCGCTCATCAGCCCGACGGTGTAGGGGTGTTTCGGGTCGTAGTACAGCTCCTCGACGGTCGCTGTCTCGACGGCGCGGCCGGCGTACATCACCATCACCCGGTCGCACAGCTCCGCGATGACGCCGAGGTCGTGGGTGATGAGCTGAATCGCCGTATCGTACTCGTCGGCGAGCCGTTCCAGGCGGTCCAGAATCTTCGCTTCGATGGTCACGTCGAGCGCCGTCGTCGGCTCGTCGGCGATGAGCAGGTCTGGGTCACAGGACAGCGCCATCGCGATGACGACCCGCTGTTGCATCCCGCCGGAGAACTCGTGGGGGTAGTCGTCGTAGCGGGCCGCCGGTTCGGGGATGCCAACGTCATCGAGCAGCCGAATCGCCCGGTCGCGGGCGGCCCTGTCGTCGTAGTCGAGATGGTGGCGGATCGCCTCAGCGATCTGCTCGCCCACTGTGTAGACGGGGTTGAGCGCAGTTTGTGCGTCCTGGAATATCATCGCAATGTCGTTGCCCCGTACGTCCCGCACCGCGGATTCGGACATCGACAACAGGTCCTCGCCGTCGAAGCGGACGCTCCCGCTCTCGATACGGCCGGGGTCTTCGATGAGTCGCATTACCGATAGCGCAGTGACGCTCTTGCCCGCGCCGCTCTCGCCGACGACGCCGAACTTCTCGCCGCGCTCGATGCGGAAAGAGAGGTCGTCGACGGCGGTGACGACGCCCTCCTCGGTGTAGAAGTTCACCGTGAGGTCCTCGACTTCGAGCAGAGCCATCAGACCTCGCCCCCGCGGGCCACGTCCTCGCCCTCCTGAGCGTCCAGCGCGTCGTTGATGCCGTCGCCGATGAGGTTCATCGACATCACGAACAGGAAGATGGCC contains the following coding sequences:
- a CDS encoding ABC transporter ATP-binding protein; the encoded protein is MARTADSPVLEVENLTKYYESGGSLVDTLLGRSQEVKALDGVDLELYPGETLGIVGESGCGKTTLAQSLLRLIEPTAGTVRYRGEDLTAASDDRLRALRKDIQYIFQDPFASLNPRLTVGDIVGEPLDIHDIAEGEARAERVSDLLETVGLNQRHAHRYPHEFSGGQRQRIGIARALAVDPEVIVCDEPVSALDVSVQAQILNLLTDLQSEFGLSYIVIAHDLSVVEHIADRVGVLYLGEFAEVGPTEDVFQPPYHPYAEALLSAIPEPDPGWEGDRIFLSGDVPSPLNPPSGCRFHTRCPKIIQPAGTDMAQSEWRSLMDLKQRLRSADSLEAVTAVQEGVEDEDLSQLSRPTLEARVRAEFGLPDTVGDREAEEVFGTVLDHLHDGAFEAARTVLNDAFESPCERTNPALFDVGDDHRIACLLYDDASPDTPTRTG
- a CDS encoding ABC transporter ATP-binding protein, with amino-acid sequence MALLEVEDLTVNFYTEEGVVTAVDDLSFRIERGEKFGVVGESGAGKSVTALSVMRLIEDPGRIESGSVRFDGEDLLSMSESAVRDVRGNDIAMIFQDAQTALNPVYTVGEQIAEAIRHHLDYDDRAARDRAIRLLDDVGIPEPAARYDDYPHEFSGGMQQRVVIAMALSCDPDLLIADEPTTALDVTIEAKILDRLERLADEYDTAIQLITHDLGVIAELCDRVMVMYAGRAVETATVEELYYDPKHPYTVGLMSAIPRIGDRQNRLQTIPGTMPDLVEVPSGCSFHPRCPFAEEVCTRKRPPLVDPDTGDSVGLSDRAAACLAYTGDLDNELDYEVEVKGRDAPPDDSQPDPRGVRTDSEPLRADSDPLQTDADLLDRDDNDDAGGRQDG